The DNA window TGCCTGTTAGCATGATAACTGTATCACTTAATTAACCCCAGAATGCCATAATGAAATAAAGTAACCCAGGTCATTTTCAACAAGTCTCTACTGGTGGGTTTAAAAGATCCAGCAATGACATATTAAATATTCAGTCTGGAAATACAGGGATTAAAAAAGCCACATTCCCATTTTTTCCCTGTCTTTGCTTTCTGACCTCAGGAACAAGCTAATACATTTCTAAGTAGCTCCTAAGACGCTTTCACAGTAGATTTCAAGATGGAATAAGATGAAAGGAAAAATCTGAGAAATGTGGTCCAAAAAAACTGGAACAGAAAGTATTTGCTGTCTTGTGAGGCTGGGGAATCTGGGTGGAGGATCTAAAGGAGGGATGACAGAGAAACGCTAGatgactgaaacattttagtGTCAAGGCTTTTCTAATACATACAAACAATGCTCCAATTTCATAAGATTTCTCCCTTTGATGCCTCCCTCCATCCACACACACTCAGAGTTgagaatcagaaaaaaacaagTTTCCTTGAAGACCTGTAGAAAAGACCAAAACTGTAGCATACAGGCAGAAGCAGTAGACTTGGCAGGTCTGGGCCTTCAATGCCACAAACTATTCTTATAAGGGTCCCAGGGAAAATgccgggagggagggaagagaagggcgCCTGAGAGAGCAAAGTTACTACTATCATTGTGGACATGCTTCCAGAGTAAGAAGTGTCCATTGGCCTAAACCTCTTAGCCTTTAATATGTGTAACCCTTTGCCAGGCGGATCGCACTTGTCAGTCTTCCAGTTCCCAGGGGACATCTGACTCTTCACCATGTACATAATTATGAGAAAGTCAGCTGTGACGTTCTGATGCCATTAGCCTCAGTGTTTTCAGTTTCTGGATTAATAAAACTTGTTAGTCTTTTAGATTATCCAGTTtacagtgtgtgtttgtgcacgCATGCACACTCTGTAGTGCCTCTGTGCGAAACAAATACCCCTGAGGGCAAGATTATAGCCATGGGCGAAAGAGAAGGTACCACAGCTGGGGTGAAAAGTTTAATACTGGGTTACCTCAGAGACAGTCAGGCCAGTATTTGTTATGGAAATAGGGAGTTGGACCTTTGGCCATAGAATTCCCCCTGTGATATTTAGTTCTTGTATTTTTTCCTCAAAGGTGGAACTGAGGTTCCCCATTCTCTGGCAAAAATGAAGGCGCTCACACTTCTCTCCCTGCTCGGCTGCCTGATCACGGCAAACGAAGCAAAAATCTTTAGCCGATGTGAACTAGCCTATACGCTGCATGAAGAAGGGCTGGACGGATACGAGGGTTACAGCCTCGCCAACTGTGAGTTTTAGTGCTCCCTCCTTCTCACAAACACTTCTCCCCAATTTCCCCTCACGCCAAACTCCCTTCACTCTTTCACTCTGTCTACCACTCCCTCGTTCCCGCTGCCTTTTCCCCACTCCCCTTATCTATCTGTCTCTACATgctgtctccctcctctccagGGCTCTGCTTTCATGTACTCCCCCAAGTTGCCCCTGTTTCTGTGAACAGCCTCTGCAATGGACAGTGAGCATGTTCTCTTCCCGCATTAGGGATCTGCATGGCATTCTTTGAGAGCGGTTTCAATTCGGCAGCAGAGGACGACAATGCAGATGGCAGCACAGACTATGGCATCTTCCAGATCAACAGCCGTGTCTGGTGCAACAACTATCGGAGCCCCACTGAGAACCTCTGTCACATACCCTGCACTGGTATTGTCCCTAACCCTCCCTttcatccacccccctccccaagagtGGAGAGAGCAGCTGCAGGATTCCTGCCATGTTGTGGTAGGCTGCTCTTCATTCCTCAGCTAAAAATTAACACACAGCTCTCATTCCCCCTGCATGGAAGAGGGGGTCAGCCAGCTCCATGGTACCATCCCCCCTTTCTAGGACCCTGTGGAGggctccctgcagggctgggctctgggtggAGAGTAGGCAGCCCTGAATTGGATGGGGCTGAGGTGGAGAAAACACATTTTCTCACCATTAGCCATGTGGTGGTTACCTGGGAAAGATAACAGCCTTGGATCATGTTACTTGTTATGTGGAACCACTTCCATCATGGGAACTCCCCACTTTTAAGGGGGACACCCAGACACAGCCATAGTAAAGTGTTTTTCCTGGAAGCCACCTTGCCTGGACTGGGGTGGGAAGGCAGATTCAGAGCCATCCCAGAGATGATGGGCAGAATGAGGTACCATCCCCTTTGGTAGGGATACACATAAGGCATATCCTGGGATAATAAAACTCTGCCTTTCACCTGAGGGTATCAAAGTATGTCACACACTTGAATTAATTCAACCTCCTAACTCACCTGTGGGAACAGTGTTATTACACCG is part of the Dermochelys coriacea isolate rDerCor1 chromosome 2, rDerCor1.pri.v4, whole genome shotgun sequence genome and encodes:
- the LOC119851498 gene encoding sperm acrosome membrane-associated protein 3-like; protein product: MKALTLLSLLGCLITANEAKIFSRCELAYTLHEEGLDGYEGYSLANWICMAFFESGFNSAAEDDNADGSTDYGIFQINSRVWCNNYRSPTENLCHIPCTDLLSNDITDDIVCAKRIVRDPQGMDAWEDWTMHCKGRDLSEWVDGCDL